AATTGGATAACCTTCAGTCCATAATAGGAACTTTTGCTACTAATATACTTGTGTAATATATTTAGATATTTTACTTAGAATTTCTTTGAGATGAGATTAATATCGAATTCTAGAGACTAGTTATTCAGGTTAGGTCAACAATGTTTTGATGTTTGCTCAGAGTGTAATTGAAGAGCATAAATTAGTGCAAACTGTTGCCATGGAACTATACTGGCACAATCTCGATCTGTGAAGTGTTTAGTATTACTGattgtaaaaaaaattaaataacccCCATTCTTTGTATGATAATAAAGCTGGTGCCTCAGAGTACTGTAGGACTTCGTTTACCCTTTTGTACTCCATCGGTGCTATACAGACACAGCCTTAAGTTTATATATACTATTAAGAAACTGTAGCGATATCCTTATCAAGGAAGTTATCTTGAACCAATGTTAGTTATAAATAGGGAGGATATAGGGTTCCTGTGGGAAGGATGGGGTCCTAGAAAAAGGTTTTATTAAGATCCTTGCAAGATTGCAAGGATCTTGATTTAAGATCTACAAGATTTAAGATCCTTGCACAGGGGCCGACCTCAACTGCCCTatgacacctccccccccccctctcgcctcCAGCCTTGGACACAGACAGACATTATCTtttatagatacagatagatacatGTGTCGAACattgtgaaatatatatataaatctatttGGGAACTGTTGTCTGTttcagagtgattgagagtgtcaGTGTTATCCTTCTCGCTCCTAAATGATTCTTCTGATTTTGCTGACAGTTAAGCCATTACTGAGCATAATTTTTTGTGGGGAGAATTGTATACATTTATATGTACATTGCAGAAGACAAATAAGAAATAAATCCATCAGAATCAACTCAAAAGAATTTAGTGCACAAATTGATACTGATTGGTATAATAATGAGAGAACTATTAACTCATACGGGTGTGTGTAAACTGGTAACCTCTTTAACGTGAGAATAAACATCCTCCTGGAGTCGACCCCCGATCTACAGTGTAGCAGGTcgaggctccaccaccacaccacagtccCCACATTAATGAGAGGCAAGCAGTAATGTACCACCACTCAACTTACACATTCAGACACTTCTTGTTAGATTTACTTATCAAAGCTTATTTATCACATTCTAAAATAAGTTTATCAATTGGCCAAATTGCACAATTCAAATTAATTATAGACACTTATATTCTTTGGAAACAATGGcaagtggagtgccacagggctgtGTCCAGAGACTTTATCGAACATCGTGTACGTCAATGATTTAGATACTAGTGTGAACAGCAGTGTATTATCAGGTATTATATATATGGGCCCCTATCGTAGGAGGTCTAGTTTAATGGTCTTATTTCTTATAATTTAGTTTCTGCAATGTACTATACGTAAAATTCTCCAAATAAATATCATGGCTCAGCAGTGGCTTAACTATCGGCAAAATCATTAGTCCTGTAAGTGCTGGAAGGAAACGCTGACACATACACACCCAACACAGAAATTACAGATTTGCCTTATTTATATTTAGCAATTCTCAAACTTTCATTTTCCATTCACAAAATATATTGCATAATTTTGGGGTTCGGTTCGAGTCCATTATATGCTTAGCCTTTTCCACTTCCTCCCACAGAATGGGTAAAAACTCTATATAGATTCATTGCCCAGaaggcaaaaaaaaaatatcttatatttccataaatcctttagctaaagttatCGAGGTCTTCCTAGACCAACTGCTGATGATCATTACCAGAATGAAACCAACAACAATTTACTAGCGCCATGGTGCCTATTTACTACTATGCTAGATGAACAGAcacatcagatgaaaggaaacgtgcccaagcaTTTCTGTCCCGCTCAAGAATTGAACCCGGGATGCTTGATTGAGAGTTGAATAGACCCAGTACTATTACAAGACCCACAAGAGCCAACAGACCACATGAATGCACTGATGAGTACAAAAGGGTAAACGAAGTACTACAGTACTCCAAGGCACCAGCTTTATTACACAGGATGcaattatttaatattttgacaAATAACATTATTACTAAACACGTCTCAGGCAAAGATTGTGCCAATATAGTTCCATGGCAATAATTTGCAATAGTTCAAACTCTTCTAGAAGACTGAGCAAACATCAAGACTTTCTTGAGCTAACCTGAAGAACTAGTCTCTAGGATTCTATATTATTCTCATCAAAATCCAAATAAAACATCCAAATATATTACATTGCTTTATTAATAGCTGAAATGCCTAGTATGTACTGAAGATTATCTAATTAAGTACTTGGCTAtaaaaaatcaaaactattatGGAAATAATTATCCACAAACAACTTCTCTTTAAGTATGCCTGAATTTTAAGTGCAATTATAAATAGAATATATACAGTGACATAATGCTGATTACATTACAAGATTATTCGTAATTAATGTAACTTCTATATATCACACCATAAACATAAATACTAAATTGCCGTTAAAATTTCAGAAGTATTGATTAAAATGTACTTTGCCTCTCTAAATATGAAATTCTTCAAATTaactctgcagttcccttcaagaCGAACAGCGCTTAGGGTGGGGCTGGAGCTGAAATTCAAGAAAGACGTTGTAATATGTCATAATGGGATCGTTGAATTGTTTCAAGCTGAAGTTACACATTTATATAAATTCATGTGtgggtgaatataaataggagctgccacatgTGGGCCAATATGTCATATGTAATTTCCTTTATCATTACAATCATAGTATTAAACACAAAAGTTAACTCCTATTATTTAGCGAAAACTTTGAGGCCAAACTTAGTGTCAAACTCAGAAAAAACATTTCTCATAATATACGCTAGATTTCTATTCATTGTTGCAGGAATAATTTtcaataattaaaaaaaacattaaaagatGCACATGCAAACTGGTCATAATAATGAATTGATTAAATAATGTGCTGGCTTTTAGCACTGAATACTGTACTTTTGGATGTTTGTGTATTCCCGGTCTCTGGCCTGGTCAGAGAAAGGACCGCGGGGATATTGATCCtcgaaatatccaacaaatagaTATCTTCTGTAGCACTTTACATTCTAGCAAGATAAAGACACACAAACACTCTCCCATGACTATCAGTTTACCATTATAACTGGTCCCATAAGCTGGAATTTACATTAAATTGTCTAGACACGTTGAGCTAAAATATATGAAGGTGAAGCTTACCAGCACACACTCCCTTGTCCCACTTAGTCCATAAATTACATTCCGAGATATATATTATATCGCTctataaattatattaatatacatgtatataagcACAGTCGCCTGAAAGTTGAGGAGGGACTCTTGGACATAAGGTTAGCTACATAACAAAAGTCTTCATGAACTCCAACAAGTAATCTTGCACAACACAGTACTGTGCACCACTTGAAGCGAGCAGTACTACAGTACCAGCATAAAACTACACCTCATCAAGCACAATAAGAAATATGAAAAACTGAGATCACAAAACAGACACAAACAAATCATTAGTGGTACCGGAACAAAAAGTGCTGAGATAAGAAGACAAAGAACTGAACCTCACAATACTGGGGAAGAGAACAATGAGGAGAAATTGTCTCAATATGCAAGATCTTTAAAGAATTGACAAACTGGACAGGTATAGACTGGTTAGCATAGTTGAAGTTAGCAAGCCATGCACGTTCAATTTAGTCAGGAGGAGATAAGGAAATGCCGAGCTTTTGTGTACAGGAAGTGAGCAAGTTCAATGTGTCAGCAAGTATTGGAGACtacaacaatgtttatttcatatGACACCTCAGAAAGGCTGGGCTCAAGAATTGGAGAGCAATTGACGCACACATGTATTAATTTACTTATTATGAAGTAAAGTTTGAACACTAGCCGTGATACGGAAGGGTCTTTGCTTTTATACAAAGAATTAAGACAATATACAAACAAAAATGGGAATGAAACCCTTATTCGTGAACACGTTCACTCAGTGTGGCTGTTTTCATCTTGAAATGCGGTTTCTTGTCAAAATTTACATTAATTTTCTACGAGccaaaaacaatgaaaatatatAACACGAGGATTAATTACTTTAGTCCACGTGTAAAATATACATATTACCTCCAGGTCTACCAAATGGACCACTGCTCGGCTGAGTGCTCTGAAGATGGTGGAAAGCCTCATCTACCTGACTCTTGTGGTCGAACAGGAAGCCATCCAATGTGTATGTAACGATCCCGTCAGGCAACGTCTGGGCAGTGTCCACACTCACGTCATTTACAGTGATCTGATCTGAAATTGCACAAGCACATGCCAATACAGTATTAACTAAGCAGGAGATTTAATAAATTAGTTTGTGCAAACTTCCACATACAGCCTTTACTTAATAATACAGTTACGGTACTTAAAACGCCGAAAAATATATTACACATTATCTGGCTGCCGACTATTCAGTAGTGAGGGAAACTAAATATAATTAAGAAGCATGGAATATGATAATCTCCAGTTTTACCTTTGGCATCCTTCTTAAATGTGAGCTGGTTGCCATTGAAGTTGCTCACAGACAGACCTTCGGGCTGCAGCATCTCTGCGTTATCAGGACTGACAGCCTCTGACACCATGTAGTCCCGCAGGAACTCTGTGCGCAGGTCCCTGTACTCGTTACTGTACAGTGGATGTGCGGCGCCCATCGGTACAAGGTTCATCAGCATACTGGAAGCGGGAGACAGGACCGTTTTGGGACCTGTAATCATCAAGCTGCACATTAGACGTTTACTTCAAGTTAAAATATATTTCACCAAAAATTGAAGTTAATACTTCCAAAAATAGGCAATAGTGTACACCATGCATTATCTATAAAGTCAAAAGTA
The window above is part of the Procambarus clarkii isolate CNS0578487 chromosome 67, FALCON_Pclarkii_2.0, whole genome shotgun sequence genome. Proteins encoded here:
- the LOC138355459 gene encoding uncharacterized protein yields the protein MTRRSAVFGVARLLAVLSVVTMTSAAKGILVPSIPDSVTLDNTPTYSLWEHALRNQKDDKGQPLVCEGPGPKTVLSPASSMLMNLVPMGAAHPLYSNEYRDLRTEFLRDYMVSEAVSPDNAEMLQPEGLSVSNFNGNQLTFKKDAKDQITVNDVSVDTAQTLPDGIVTYTLDGFLFDHKSQVDEAFHHLQSTQPSSGPFGRPGAPAPP